A single genomic interval of Streptomyces sp. NBC_01296 harbors:
- the grxC gene encoding glutaredoxin 3 gives MQQVTMYTQAVCPYSERAGRLLLERGVANIERVRIDLDPAARDTMLERTKRRTTPQIFIGDTHVGGFDDLAALDREGKLLPLLGG, from the coding sequence GTGCAGCAGGTCACGATGTACACCCAAGCGGTCTGTCCGTACTCCGAGCGAGCTGGAAGGCTCCTTCTTGAGCGGGGGGTAGCGAACATCGAGAGGGTCAGGATCGACCTGGATCCGGCGGCCCGTGACACGATGCTGGAGAGGACCAAGCGAAGGACGACGCCCCAGATCTTCATTGGAGACACTCACGTCGGTGGGTTCGACGATTTGGCGGCGCTCGACCGGGAAGGCAAGCTCCTGCCGCTGCTCGGTGGTTAA